Proteins from one Deltaproteobacteria bacterium genomic window:
- the mreD gene encoding rod shape-determining protein MreD, which yields MRRFLLYTCMLFVAYILQSAVFAEILPAAFCPDLFLVLVVHANLTHGEETGLLISIVAGLLVDTGLPPGTGFFTIFYPVVALFVFFFRQSLNLQSRRYQAAFLGCCSLAQTAAMLAVMKLQTPELFASAYLLHVGLGRTLVILFLGPLLLYCLDELEVWSERFGKHGEFHEV from the coding sequence GTGCGGCGGTTTTTGCTATACACTTGCATGCTTTTTGTTGCCTATATCCTGCAGTCTGCAGTGTTTGCCGAGATACTGCCGGCAGCATTCTGCCCTGATCTCTTTCTGGTGCTGGTGGTTCATGCCAATTTGACCCATGGAGAGGAGACGGGCTTGCTGATCAGCATCGTGGCCGGGCTGTTGGTGGATACAGGACTTCCTCCGGGCACAGGCTTTTTCACTATTTTCTATCCAGTGGTGGCACTCTTTGTGTTCTTTTTCAGACAGAGCCTGAATTTGCAAAGCCGCAGATATCAGGCCGCCTTTCTCGGTTGTTGCTCCCTGGCTCAAACGGCGGCTATGCTGGCGGTAATGAAATTGCAGACTCCGGAATTATTTGCTTCGGCATATCTGCTGCATGTGGGATTAGGACGGACCCTGGTGATCCTTTTCCTCGGACCCCTTCTGCTTTACTGTCTGGACGAGCTAGAGGTCTGGTCCGAGCGATTCGGCAAGCACGGAGAGTTCCACGAAGTATGA
- the rodA gene encoding rod shape-determining protein RodA, whose amino-acid sequence MIDRRLVQNFDWLLLFLSLTVIVVGLLTLYSAVDSGGREYSGAFQRQLYWLALGIVVMVVAFALDYRWLERFAYPMYLLGLLLLLAVLLFGKTVSGSRRWLDLGMLAFQPSEIMKPLLVIALARFFCRRERSKAYRLRELALPAVIVMLPVLLIAMQPDLGTAMLLLIISASLVLFVGVHRNSLLLLGTCALGSLPLFWFLLKDYQRQRILTLLDPGRDPLGAGYHIIQSKIAVGSGQLLGKGFLHGTQSQLQFIPEHHTDFVFSVLAEEWGFVGSLLLLGLFLCLLLRALDVARRSRDHFGALLAFGIAATIFWHVVVNIAMVLGLLPVVGIPLPLVSYGGSSVLVTMGSIGLLLNVGMRKFLFQK is encoded by the coding sequence GTGATCGATCGGCGTCTGGTGCAGAATTTTGACTGGCTCCTGCTGTTCCTGAGCCTGACCGTAATAGTGGTGGGGTTGCTCACCCTTTACAGTGCTGTGGATTCTGGCGGCAGGGAATACAGCGGCGCCTTTCAGCGGCAGCTTTACTGGTTGGCGCTGGGAATTGTGGTGATGGTGGTGGCCTTTGCCCTGGACTATCGCTGGCTGGAACGGTTCGCCTATCCCATGTATCTGCTTGGCCTGCTGTTGTTGCTTGCCGTGCTGCTCTTTGGCAAGACTGTTTCGGGCTCCAGAAGGTGGCTGGACCTTGGCATGTTGGCCTTCCAACCCTCGGAGATTATGAAGCCCCTGCTCGTTATTGCCCTGGCGCGTTTTTTCTGCCGTCGAGAAAGGAGCAAGGCCTATCGACTGCGAGAGCTCGCCCTGCCAGCAGTCATAGTGATGCTGCCAGTATTGCTGATCGCTATGCAGCCGGATCTGGGCACTGCCATGCTTCTGCTTATCATAAGTGCCTCGCTGGTTCTTTTCGTTGGCGTACACCGCAACTCCCTGCTGCTTCTCGGGACCTGTGCTCTCGGCTCTTTGCCTCTTTTCTGGTTTCTGCTCAAAGACTATCAGCGCCAGAGAATTCTAACCCTGTTGGATCCTGGCAGAGATCCCCTGGGGGCCGGCTACCATATTATACAGTCCAAAATCGCTGTGGGTTCTGGGCAGCTCCTGGGCAAGGGCTTTCTGCACGGCACTCAGAGCCAGCTGCAGTTTATTCCAGAGCATCATACTGATTTCGTCTTCTCAGTATTGGCCGAAGAGTGGGGCTTTGTGGGCAGTCTCCTCCTTCTCGGTCTCTTTCTCTGCCTGCTCCTGCGGGCTCTGGACGTTGCCCGAAGGTCGCGAGATCATTTCGGTGCCTTGCTGGCTTTCGGCATAGCAGCCACTATTTTCTGGCATGTGGTGGTAAACATTGCCATGGTGCTCGGGCTTCTCCCTGTGGTGGGCATACCCCTGCCGCTGGTGAGTTACGGCGGCTCTTCAGTTCTGGTGACTATGGGAAGCATTGGTCTCCTGCTCAATGTGGGGATGCGGAAATTCCTTTTTCAAAAGTAA
- a CDS encoding ATP synthase F0 subunit B, whose amino-acid sequence MINVNVTLLIQMVNFLILLYILNLILFRPIRGIIKERNQVVDTFNSDITTMTNQAQEAMEQFQQKIIEARKEGLAKVQSMKEEGQAVEAQLLDESSRQAHERTEEIRAQIAKEIEEARERLQEQVQVFSLAVAEKILGRSIQ is encoded by the coding sequence ATGATCAATGTAAATGTCACCCTCCTGATTCAGATGGTCAACTTTCTTATCCTGCTGTACATCTTGAATCTTATTCTTTTCAGGCCAATCCGGGGTATAATCAAGGAACGAAACCAGGTTGTCGATACCTTCAATAGCGATATCACTACCATGACCAACCAAGCCCAGGAGGCCATGGAACAATTCCAGCAAAAGATCATTGAGGCGAGAAAAGAGGGGCTAGCCAAAGTACAGAGCATGAAAGAAGAGGGCCAGGCCGTGGAGGCGCAACTCCTTGACGAATCTTCCCGACAAGCCCATGAAAGAACTGAAGAGATACGAGCTCAGATTGCAAAAGAGATCGAAGAGGCGCGGGAACGATTGCAGGAGCAGGTTCAAGTATTTTCTCTGGCCGTGGCGGAAAAGATTCTTGGGAGGAGCATTCAATGA
- the mrdA gene encoding penicillin-binding protein 2, whose product MSVLRPVDVSDQELERKRFQVAFCVIIAIFAILSLRLWYLQLLKGDYYRKLSEHNRIRLEDVPPPRGIIFDRNGEILVDNRPAFNLAIIPEDVKDPDTCLRELAGIPGIDEKKLLEQIGTTRGGPPFRPRVIQRDMTRDQLALVESRRFYLPGVIVQIEAKRGYTRPAFAAHLLGYLGEIEESQLKDPRYRGYKSGDYLGKYGVELEWEKELNGQRGGRQVEVDASGRQLRVLDEVKPLPGHNLVLALDAGLQRKAEELLAGKAGAIVAMDPNNGDILALASSPTFDQNEFVRGFSAKQWQTIVNDPARPLQNKAIQAQYPPGSTFKVVVAAAALEEHEATPDTRLVCYGRYRLGNQTYRCWRKWGHGEIALHEALVRSCDIYFYQLGQKLGVKRMAKYARKFGLGSRTGIRLKNEARGLIPTPAWKLKRFGVPWQGGENLIMAIGQGFVLVTPIQMAVLYSAIANGGKLLRPRVVQRVVSASGETLREISPEIRGSVGVSQSTLEFLQQALVGVVEDPRGTGRAARLPGIQVAGKTGTAQVVKMAKDEKKKEDLEEIPYAFRDHAWFVAYAPAEKAQIVVAVLIEHGGHGGSAAAPLARELMEEFFNSDQRLAHGNQAF is encoded by the coding sequence ATGAGTGTATTGCGCCCTGTAGATGTGTCTGATCAGGAGTTGGAACGAAAGCGCTTCCAGGTGGCCTTTTGTGTGATCATTGCCATTTTTGCCATACTCAGTCTCAGGCTCTGGTACTTGCAACTGTTAAAGGGAGATTATTACCGCAAGCTGTCCGAGCATAACAGAATACGGCTGGAAGATGTTCCTCCTCCCCGAGGTATTATCTTTGACCGCAACGGCGAAATCCTGGTGGACAACAGGCCGGCCTTCAATCTGGCGATCATTCCTGAAGATGTCAAAGATCCGGATACCTGTTTGCGGGAGTTGGCTGGAATTCCTGGTATTGACGAGAAAAAACTGCTCGAGCAAATAGGGACAACCAGGGGAGGGCCGCCATTCCGTCCCAGGGTAATCCAACGGGATATGACTCGAGACCAATTGGCCCTGGTGGAAAGCCGCCGGTTTTACCTGCCCGGTGTCATTGTGCAGATCGAGGCAAAAAGAGGATATACTCGGCCGGCATTTGCAGCTCATCTCCTCGGCTATCTGGGCGAAATCGAGGAGTCTCAGTTGAAAGATCCTCGCTACCGCGGCTACAAGTCTGGTGATTATCTGGGGAAATATGGTGTGGAGCTCGAGTGGGAGAAGGAGCTCAACGGCCAGCGGGGAGGGCGTCAGGTGGAGGTTGATGCCTCTGGACGTCAACTGAGAGTACTCGACGAGGTAAAGCCACTGCCGGGCCACAATCTGGTTCTCGCTCTTGACGCCGGGCTGCAGCGCAAGGCCGAAGAACTTCTCGCTGGCAAGGCCGGGGCGATTGTGGCCATGGACCCCAACAATGGTGACATTCTTGCACTGGCCAGCAGCCCAACCTTCGATCAGAATGAATTCGTTCGCGGCTTCTCGGCCAAGCAATGGCAGACAATAGTCAATGATCCAGCGCGGCCGCTTCAGAACAAAGCCATTCAGGCTCAGTACCCTCCGGGTTCTACCTTTAAAGTAGTGGTGGCTGCCGCTGCCCTTGAAGAGCATGAGGCTACCCCTGACACCAGGCTCGTTTGCTATGGCCGGTATCGACTGGGCAATCAGACCTATCGCTGCTGGCGCAAATGGGGCCACGGTGAGATAGCTCTTCATGAAGCCCTGGTGCGCTCCTGCGATATTTACTTTTATCAGTTGGGCCAGAAGCTTGGGGTAAAGCGGATGGCTAAATATGCCCGGAAATTCGGTCTCGGCAGCCGCACTGGTATACGCCTCAAGAACGAGGCTCGCGGGCTGATCCCGACGCCAGCCTGGAAGCTGAAGCGCTTTGGTGTTCCCTGGCAGGGAGGGGAGAACCTTATCATGGCCATAGGGCAGGGATTTGTTCTGGTCACCCCCATCCAGATGGCAGTACTGTACAGCGCCATTGCCAATGGCGGCAAGCTGTTGAGACCGCGAGTGGTACAGAGAGTGGTGAGTGCCAGCGGCGAGACACTTCGTGAGATTTCCCCGGAAATAAGGGGCAGTGTGGGAGTCAGCCAGAGTACCCTCGAGTTCTTGCAGCAGGCGCTAGTGGGGGTGGTCGAGGATCCGAGGGGCACCGGGCGAGCTGCACGACTGCCAGGCATCCAGGTTGCCGGCAAGACTGGTACGGCGCAGGTGGTCAAGATGGCCAAGGATGAAAAGAAGAAGGAAGACCTGGAGGAGATTCCGTACGCCTTTCGCGATCATGCCTGGTTTGTGGCCTATGCCCCGGCAGAAAAGGCTCAGATTGTGGTTGCTGTGCTGATTGAGCATGGCGGCCACGGCGGTTCGGCTGCAGCGCCGCTGGCAAGGGAGCTCATGGAAGAGTTCTTCAATAGCGATCAGAGGCTGGCTCATGGTAATCAAGCGTTCTGA